A single region of the Salicibibacter cibi genome encodes:
- the atpB gene encoding F0F1 ATP synthase subunit A: MSTVAALIVAIFSIVGARKLAMRPTGLQNFIEWVMDFTKYIITSNMAWDKGGRFIALAYTLLFYIFVANMLGIPFELATETEHYALWNSPTSDPVLTLTMAAFVIILTHIYGFKLRGAKEYFADYFRPSPILFPFKIIEEFSNFLTLGLRLFGNIFAKELVTMLIISLTGLGTVGILLAWIPLAPWLAFGIFIGALQAFIFAMLSMVYMAHKVESH; this comes from the coding sequence ATGTCAACTGTCGCCGCGCTCATCGTAGCGATTTTCAGTATTGTCGGCGCGAGAAAGCTCGCGATGCGGCCGACCGGTTTGCAAAACTTCATTGAATGGGTCATGGATTTCACAAAATACATCATCACATCGAACATGGCCTGGGATAAGGGTGGAAGATTTATTGCATTGGCGTACACGCTCTTGTTTTATATATTTGTGGCCAATATGCTTGGGATCCCTTTCGAGTTGGCAACTGAAACAGAGCACTACGCATTATGGAACTCACCAACGTCGGATCCTGTTCTGACGCTTACGATGGCTGCGTTTGTGATTATTCTCACGCACATTTACGGATTTAAGCTAAGGGGAGCGAAGGAGTATTTTGCCGATTACTTTCGCCCGTCGCCGATTCTATTTCCGTTTAAGATCATCGAGGAATTTTCAAACTTCCTGACGCTCGGCTTGCGTCTGTTTGGAAACATTTTCGCAAAAGAGCTCGTCACGATGTTGATCATTTCTCTCACGGGTTTAGGAACGGTAGGCATCTTGCTGGCATGGATTCCGTTAGCCCCGTGGCTGGCATTCGGTATTTTCATCGGTGCCTTGCAAGCGTTTATTTTTGCCATGCTTTCGATGGTTTACATGGCACACAAAGTTGAATCGCATTAA